The following nucleotide sequence is from Bacteroidota bacterium.
GGTATAACTGAAAATATAATTTTTCAAATCTTCAACATAAGTTAAGTTGATTTTCATTAATCCACCTCCTTCAAGATATGCTTTCCAAGAAGTTTCTGAAACTATAACATATTTTTTATTATAAGCCTCTACTTGACCATTTAGCGTGTTCATATTGAATGGAACTTGGTAGCAAACATTTGACAATCCTGTTTCCTTGTCAAAATAATAGAAGAACGTTCCATAAACCATATCTGCGAAGGCATATTTTTGGCCATCATCAGTATATTTTACTGTAAATTCTTTATCAGGGTGCAATGCTTTAATGTCAACCAAGGTTGAACCTAAATGAGCTTGTGCTTTACCAAGTAATGGAAGCATCATGATGAGTGCGAAAATTAGCTTTTTCATTTTGCTGTTTTTTTTGTTTTTATTAATTTTTATATGATAGTGTGTCATTTTGATTATTTGAAATTTGGCGCACAGCCTAAATTTTCATTGTATGGTTGTATGTATTCCCAAAAAGCTTTTCCTGCACTGTTCAAATAGTTAAGGGAATAATTAAACTTGGTGTTTGAGCCAACTTGATAAATATACTCTGAACAGCTATAAGAATATTCTTTCTTGAAGCAGACAATTGCAAAATAAAGTGTTTTATAGTCAACTGTCATTTGATAAAATGTCACCTTTGAAATGGCATCACTATTATAACTAGTGTATGTTGTCCCATATCCACCTTCTTTTTTTACATACTCCATAATTTCGTCACAGGACTGTGCTTTAAGAGCAATTGTCGTCAACGATATAAAGAGGAATAAAATAACTTTTTTCATTGTTTTCAATTTTATTTTGTTACTTAATCTTGTTAATTTTCAGAGTCCCCTGTCGGCAGTAGTTTTTCAAGCTGACCGCTAACGGTTACGTGTATGGTGTCGTTTGGCGATTCGAAGCACGAACCTGTCAAACCGTTACAAAGTTTATTAAATGTAACGCCCATAAAATTAGCACTATCCGCCAAATGCACTATACACGATGTTGGCAACTGGTGTTCATTCATATCAGTCTGTTTATCATCTATTTAGCTTTTATTTTCTTGTCATTATCAATCTGCACAAACCTAACCACGAAGCACAAATTTATTTTGTTTTTTTGAGCGTTGGCAATCCTAAAACCGTCCTGAAAGGCGGTTACGTGGGCAGAAAAGGCGGAAGCTCTTTTGTAAGCCTTTGGTTAGAGCGTTGGCTCGTGTGGGCTTGCAAATGTGCTTACGACTGTGCGTTGGCTATTATACTGCTTTTGCCAAATCATTTATCAATATTTTAAACATTTGTCCCGCTAAAAATGCTTTGAATTCTGGATTATCATTGTATTCCTTAAAAACTTCAAAGTTGCTGTCAATATGATTTATCATTTTCTCTTTCAAAATATCGGCAAAAGTTATCTGTGCATTCTGTAGGTCGTTTCTACTCAATGATGCACTAATATTGTCCATTGCAGATTTGTCGTCTTTTACATCTTGCATTAAATCCTGTGTCATTTTTCGAACCTTATCTTCATTTGTGAAAGTGGTTCCGAATTTATCGTTAAATGCTTTCACAATGTTTGAAAGATATTCCATTTCGGGCTCTGCTGCACTGCCTCTCATATCAGTTGGAATTGGTTTCAATTCATCGCCTTGCTGTAATTGAATATTAAATTCACCTTCTTTTTGAAGTCGGTAACTTTCCATGTCAATATTATCCAAAATCCCTTGTGCCAAATCTTCATCACGTTGCTTGCCGAGTTTATTTTGCAAATGGTTTAAAAACAAGTATAATCTTTCCAAATAAGGATTTACAAAAGGTACTATTTGAGCAAGGAAGACATATAAGCGAACATAGGTTTTACATTTTGCTCTAAAATCGTCTTGTTGTTCTTCGTTTAAACTTGTTCTAAAAACTTCTGCTGCTGCATCTAAAATAGTATGTAATTGGTCAACTGGAACATTAGCAATAATCTTTTGTGAAAATTCTTGTACTTGTTCAGGTGTGTAAACTTGAAACGCATCTAAAGCAGCTTGTAAGTCAAATAATTTATTTGGGTCGGTTGCTTCTCCAAGAATTGTTGTTTCAAAAAACGGGTCGAATGACTTTTTAATTTCTTCTGCATCGTTGCCAAAATCTAGAACAAATGTGTCTTTTTTGCCTGATGTTGTTCTATTCAAACGTGAAAGTGTTTGAACTGCATTTACACCGCCCAATTTCTTATCAACATACATTGTGTGCAAAAGCGGTTGGTCAAAGCCAGTTTGGAACTTATTGGCAACAATCAAAAAACGAAACTCTGATTTTTTAAACTCGTCAGGAATAGAAGCACTTGAAAAATGATTTAAAGAAGATTCTGTTTCTCCGTCTATATCACCTGAAAATGCTACAATTGATTTGTATGGATTATTGGTTTTAGCCAAGTAATTATCAAATGCTGTTTTGTATTTTACCGCATTCTTACGACTACTTGTAACAACCATAGCCTTTGCCAGTCCATTAATCTTTTTCTGGCGAATAACGCTATCCATAAAATGGTCAATGATTAATGCAGTTTTCTTAGCGATGGCGTGTTCGTGGCTCTCAACAAATATTTTCAGCTTCTTTTGTGCTTTGTTCTTGTCATAAGCTGGGTCGTCTTCAATCTTCTTTAATAAAGCATAATAGCTTTGATATGTCGTGTAATTCTGCAATACGTCAAGAATAAAATTTTCCTCAATGGCTTGTTTCATTGAATAAAGATGAAATGCTTTAAATTTTTCTTTGCCATTGTCATTATATTTTTCGCCAAACAATTCGAGTGTCTTATTTTTAGGCGTTGCAGTAAAAGCAAAATAACTCGCATTTGATAGCATTTTTCTGCCTTTTACAATTTCTACAATTTCATCTTCGTCTGTCCATTCTTCTGCGTTTTCTTCATCAATTTCTTTTGAAAGTGTTTCATTTAGTTTTCCTGCTGTATTTCCGCTTTGGCTGCTGTGTGCCTCGTCAATGATGATTGCGAATTTGTTTCCGGGCAGTTCACCAATTTCGTTTACAATGTATGGGAATTTTTGAATAGTGGTGATTATAATTTTCTTGCCTTCTTCCAATGCGGTTTTCAGTTGTTTACTTCCTTCGGTAATGGCTTCAACAACACCCTTCACCTGCTCAAATTGTTTGATGTTGTTTCGTATTTGTGCGTCCAACACTTTACGGTCGGTAACCACAATAACAGTATCAAAAACAGTATTTGTATTTTCCTTGTCGAATAAGCCAACCAACTGATGAGCTAACCATGAAATAGAATTTGATTTTCCTGAACCTGCTGAATGTTGTATTAAATAGCGTTTTCCTGCTCCGTTTTCCTTTGCATTATTGAGAAGTTTATCAACAGAATCTATTTGATGGAAACGAGGGAAAATTAGTTTTTTAACTTTTTCTTTCTTTACTTTTCCATCGGGCAAAATCTTTTCTGTTTCTTCTTCAAATAACTGAACATAGTTCTGAATGATATTTGTTAAACGGTCTTTGGTTAAAATTTCATTCCAGAGATAATCGGTTTTTATGCCATTTGGATTGGGTGGATTTCCTGCTCCGTTATTATTTCCTTTGTTGAAGGGCAAAAAGTAAGTATTCTCGCCCTTTAAATGTGTTGCCATCCAAACTTGTTCTGTATCAACTGCAAAATGCACCAAACACCTACCTAAGCGGAATAATTCTTCTTTTGGGTCGCGGTTGTTTTTGTATTGCTTAATGGCATCCTTTACCGTTTGCTTGGTAAGTTCGTTTTTTAGTTCAAAAGTAACGATTGGCAAACCATTGATAAAAACCACCAAATCCAGCGAATTTTCATTTTGATTGCTGTAATGTACTTGCCGAGTGACTGAAAAAATATTTTGATTGTAAAGGGCTAAATCTTTTTCGTTTAGGTTTGAAACGGGTTTATCAAAAAACAGTTTGAGTTTAATATTATTATCGGTAATGCCTTTGCGTAAAACTTCAATAATTCCAATTGTTTTTATTTGGTTATTTAAGCGATACAATACTTTACTTCTATAATTGTTGCCATGAATGGTTTGCAATTTCATTACTTCTTTTTCCTGCGTGTTTTGCAGAAAATTAAAAAGCAAATCATCATCCACACAATCCACACGGTTGTATTGGCTATGATGTCTTTCTTCAAAAGCATTTACCAAACACAAGTGTTGTGTAATATGGGCTTCGAGTCCTTTTTCTGTTGTGTCGGTTTTTTTATTCATACTGTTACACCTATAAAATAATTATTTCATCATTGAATTGGTTTTTCAAAACATGGTCTGCAATGGTATTTGGAACTCCTATGCACAACAAACTTCTTGGTCTTGAAATAGCCACATAAATCAAACGCTGCTTTTCAGATGGCAATGGCTCTGTTAAATTAAAATCATTTAATGTGACATTTTCTTTATGGTTTTTAGAGTTCAAAATCAGAAAAACTGAATCAAATGTCATTCCTTTCACTTGGTGAATATTAGTTATTGGAATGTTACTATCAGTAGTAGATTTTTTAAAATATTTATTGACTGGATTATCCAAAGTTGCTTTGTCAAAAAGAGTTTTTCCATTTTTTGTGACATTCTTTTTCCTTATACCAAAGTCAGGTTCATTGAGAAGTTCTAATTCATCTTTGAGATATTGTTGTGTTTGAATTGTCCAGTCTTTCAGTGATAAATCAAAAGAAGGTAGTCCTCTAATTAAATTGAAGATTGTAGAGTTTGTCTCCTTGTCATTCTTTAGTTCTTGTTCTTTTTCTTTTAGGTCAGTGAAAGAAATGTCAGGTGAAAAAAGTCCAATAATCACTCGCCTAATTTTTTTCACTGCCTCTTTAATTTCATTTGATTGTAAGTGTATTCTTGATTCAATTAGTAGATAAGGTACTGCTGTATTCCAAGGTTTGTAATTACTTTCTTTGCCAAGCAAAGAATTTTTTAGAGCATTACCTCTTACAAGTATTATATTAGAATCAATTTTTTTGTCATTACAAAGTTTCTCATACTTACTTATAGCATCAGCATAGTTTGCACCATCATACTTAATAATATGCAATGGCAAGTCGTCAGCCGTATCAATGACTGGAACAATTGCTTTGTCAGTTTTTCGTCTTAATATACTGAAAACATCAATTATCTTTTTTGTTGAACGCCTATTTTCAGACAGGTAAATTCCTTTCCAATTTTCAGTATCGTCAAATTTTTGAAGAAACAATTCAGGGCTTGCATCTCTCCATTGATACAAACATTGATAAGGGTCACCAACCAAGTCAATATTTTTTAAACCTTCGCTATAGAGCATTTCTAAAATTAAATGTTGAATTTCAGAAGTGTCTTGTGCCTCGTCAATGATTAAGTAAGGAAATTTTGCTGCAAGATATTTTGCTAATCGGGGATACTTCTTCAAGATAAGATATGCAAAAAAAGCAGAGTCACTTGTTTTAAGCAAACCCATTTTAATTTGCATTATCTTTATTGTTTTGGCATACTTCACAAATTCCGCATCTCCACTTTTATCATGTCCGTCCCATGAATAACTGCTGTTGATTGTATAATCAATCTTACTTGGTGGAAATGCAAACAAATGGCTTTTGAAAGTTTTCATCAGTTGCCAATTCGATTGAAAGATTCTATCTAAGTAGCCGAAGTCATCAATTATTCGATAGCGTTTTCCAATGTCATTTATCTTGTGGGCAAATGGTAGTGTGATATATGAGTTTACAAAACTATCAATGGTAGAAATAAGATGTGGATAGGGTAATGAAAAGCCGTTTAACTCCCTGAATTTTTCAGCAATTTCATTTTTAGCAACATTGGTAAAAGAAAGACAAACGATTCCTGCACTTGCTGAAAAACTTTTTTCCCAATTTTGAATTAACGCATAAAGTTTATGAGCAACAGTTGTTGTCTTGCCACTCCCAGGACAGGCATTGAGAATAACTTTTCCCGATGTCTGCACATAAATCTTTTGTTCATCAGATAGCGTAATACTCATTTTGATTTGTAGTTGATTAAATGAGTAATTGCTTTTTTAATGTAGTCAGGAACAACAAAGTTTGTTTTGGCTGTTTCAAGATTCGCTAATAGGTAAACAGAAAAATCTTGTGCAAACTCTGCTTTACTTGGTATTGCTTTCCATATTAAAATTTGCAACTTGCTTAATTCTGCTTCGGTTATTTCAGCTCCTACAAATGAATCTAAATGTGCTTTTATTTTAGTGAACTTCTTTACTATTGATTTGTCCTGTGCTAAATATTTCCAAAGCAAGTTATCAGCGATTTGTGTTTTTGTTTTTGAAATGTTTGCTTGAACAATTTCAAATTCAAATGTTTTGTATGAGAAATTTAAACTGATTTTTTCAGGAACACTTTTTATTAATTCCGAAATGTTTTTAATCCTTGCTGATTGAGTAGCCGATTTAATTTTTTCAAAAAGGTATTCTGCTTTCGGCAGATTGTCCTTAATATTTTTAAAACTATATTCTGTGTTTTTTGATTCTGTGTATCTATCATCATCTGTCAAGATTGATAAAGGCAGAGGAAGCGTTTTAAATTTATCAGTAGAATTAAACAAGTAGACGAAAGGATAAAAAGATGTGCCGTTAGCGTTAAGTAATTCAATTTTGTAATCCTCTAACCTTTGATTGAGAATTTGAGCAAACACTGGAACTAAAAGTTCTTCAGAGATGCCTTCAACAAATAAAACACCTTTTGAAAAAAACAATTGCGATTTCGTAACATCTATATATCGTTCTAATTGTTTTTTTCTATTCAAAGCATCGTCCGAAAAAGCATCTTCGTCTTCTTCTTCCACCTGAATTATTTCTCTACCTTCAAAACACTGGTTCAAGTTAATTGCTTCGTGATGTTTTGATAAATGAAGCAAATTGTCAAGCGGAACTTTAGAAGTAAGTGTTGGTGAATGAGTTGTAATAAAAAGTTGCGAATTGTCTTGGTTGTTTGTTTGCTTTAAGAAGTTAAACAAGTTCATTTGTAGCTGTGGATGCAAATGTGCTTCGGGTTCTTCAATTAGCAAAGTGTAGTGAGAAGTTTTATCATCTTTAAGTTGTTGGTTGATGTCTCCCAAAACTGTTGCAATGTAAATCAGATTATTGAACCCTAAACTATTTTGCTTTAAGTTGAAACCTTCACCTGTGAGAGTTTCCGTGTCATGGGGCAGATAAGGTTTTATTATGTTTACAATGTATTCCGCTTTTGATTCTTCAATTCGCAAACCGATTTGATTCTCTATGGACTGCTTGTAAATATTAATTAGATTGGTGTTGATTGAGTGCTGTGAACCTGTAACTTCTTTTTGTTTCAATAATTCTTCATTTGCAGTTTTCATTAGTGCCTCGTAGCTCGCTTGGCTATTATTATTTTCAACTTGACGATTTATTAAACTACCTAAAATGCTATTGCGATTAGTCAGCAAATCTCTTGTACTGTCTCGCAATGCTCCTAAGTAGTATTGAATGAAGTATTGGAATGTTACACTATCTGCCCGTTGCCCTTCAACTTCGCCTGTGTAGTAACTAAACAAGACCTTTTGCTTTTCTTTCTTATAAAAAATAGTAATTCTTGCAAAGTCCTTTTCTTCTGTCTCACCTAAAACTACATACTCATAAAATGCTCCCTTTTGGTCGGTTGTCAGTTCTCTGAATTCGTATGATATTGTAATTACTGATTCTCCCAAATAAAAATCGTCA
It contains:
- a CDS encoding type I restriction endonuclease subunit R → MNKKTDTTEKGLEAHITQHLCLVNAFEERHHSQYNRVDCVDDDLLFNFLQNTQEKEVMKLQTIHGNNYRSKVLYRLNNQIKTIGIIEVLRKGITDNNIKLKLFFDKPVSNLNEKDLALYNQNIFSVTRQVHYSNQNENSLDLVVFINGLPIVTFELKNELTKQTVKDAIKQYKNNRDPKEELFRLGRCLVHFAVDTEQVWMATHLKGENTYFLPFNKGNNNGAGNPPNPNGIKTDYLWNEILTKDRLTNIIQNYVQLFEEETEKILPDGKVKKEKVKKLIFPRFHQIDSVDKLLNNAKENGAGKRYLIQHSAGSGKSNSISWLAHQLVGLFDKENTNTVFDTVIVVTDRKVLDAQIRNNIKQFEQVKGVVEAITEGSKQLKTALEEGKKIIITTIQKFPYIVNEIGELPGNKFAIIIDEAHSSQSGNTAGKLNETLSKEIDEENAEEWTDEDEIVEIVKGRKMLSNASYFAFTATPKNKTLELFGEKYNDNGKEKFKAFHLYSMKQAIEENFILDVLQNYTTYQSYYALLKKIEDDPAYDKNKAQKKLKIFVESHEHAIAKKTALIIDHFMDSVIRQKKINGLAKAMVVTSSRKNAVKYKTAFDNYLAKTNNPYKSIVAFSGDIDGETESSLNHFSSASIPDEFKKSEFRFLIVANKFQTGFDQPLLHTMYVDKKLGGVNAVQTLSRLNRTTSGKKDTFVLDFGNDAEEIKKSFDPFFETTILGEATDPNKLFDLQAALDAFQVYTPEQVQEFSQKIIANVPVDQLHTILDAAAEVFRTSLNEEQQDDFRAKCKTYVRLYVFLAQIVPFVNPYLERLYLFLNHLQNKLGKQRDEDLAQGILDNIDMESYRLQKEGEFNIQLQQGDELKPIPTDMRGSAAEPEMEYLSNIVKAFNDKFGTTFTNEDKVRKMTQDLMQDVKDDKSAMDNISASLSRNDLQNAQITFADILKEKMINHIDSNFEVFKEYNDNPEFKAFLAGQMFKILINDLAKAV
- a CDS encoding ATP-dependent helicase, whose protein sequence is MSITLSDEQKIYVQTSGKVILNACPGSGKTTTVAHKLYALIQNWEKSFSASAGIVCLSFTNVAKNEIAEKFRELNGFSLPYPHLISTIDSFVNSYITLPFAHKINDIGKRYRIIDDFGYLDRIFQSNWQLMKTFKSHLFAFPPSKIDYTINSSYSWDGHDKSGDAEFVKYAKTIKIMQIKMGLLKTSDSAFFAYLILKKYPRLAKYLAAKFPYLIIDEAQDTSEIQHLILEMLYSEGLKNIDLVGDPYQCLYQWRDASPELFLQKFDDTENWKGIYLSENRRSTKKIIDVFSILRRKTDKAIVPVIDTADDLPLHIIKYDGANYADAISKYEKLCNDKKIDSNIILVRGNALKNSLLGKESNYKPWNTAVPYLLIESRIHLQSNEIKEAVKKIRRVIIGLFSPDISFTDLKEKEQELKNDKETNSTIFNLIRGLPSFDLSLKDWTIQTQQYLKDELELLNEPDFGIRKKNVTKNGKTLFDKATLDNPVNKYFKKSTTDSNIPITNIHQVKGMTFDSVFLILNSKNHKENVTLNDFNLTEPLPSEKQRLIYVAISRPRSLLCIGVPNTIADHVLKNQFNDEIIIL
- a CDS encoding AAA family ATPase, whose protein sequence is MYLSSIHIENYKGIKNLDANFQKDINVIIGENGSCKTALIDAIRLLYNLGNQQRELYVTVDDFYLGESVITISYEFRELTTDQKGAFYEYVVLGETEEKDFARITIFYKKEKQKVLFSYYTGEVEGQRADSVTFQYFIQYYLGALRDSTRDLLTNRNSILGSLINRQVENNNSQASYEALMKTANEELLKQKEVTGSQHSINTNLINIYKQSIENQIGLRIEESKAEYIVNIIKPYLPHDTETLTGEGFNLKQNSLGFNNLIYIATVLGDINQQLKDDKTSHYTLLIEEPEAHLHPQLQMNLFNFLKQTNNQDNSQLFITTHSPTLTSKVPLDNLLHLSKHHEAINLNQCFEGREIIQVEEEDEDAFSDDALNRKKQLERYIDVTKSQLFFSKGVLFVEGISEELLVPVFAQILNQRLEDYKIELLNANGTSFYPFVYLFNSTDKFKTLPLPLSILTDDDRYTESKNTEYSFKNIKDNLPKAEYLFEKIKSATQSARIKNISELIKSVPEKISLNFSYKTFEFEIVQANISKTKTQIADNLLWKYLAQDKSIVKKFTKIKAHLDSFVGAEITEAELSKLQILIWKAIPSKAEFAQDFSVYLLANLETAKTNFVVPDYIKKAITHLINYKSK